From Streptomyces yatensis, one genomic window encodes:
- a CDS encoding tyrosine-type recombinase/integrase, with amino-acid sequence MSGTTVLMEKWPVLGRHEQAATWLTIWTDLGRAPRTIDTYARGLAEYLLMCERENVDPVTANRAHTAVYVRELTSRPHRRGANVVTIDSGSGLANATIQQRLVPVRLFYDFLMEEGMRESNPVGRGRFTPGRQRGGQQRGLVPRLTKLPWIPSEQQWLGILQVAREEPVRNRVMLALAYDAALRREELCSLRTDDLDPAHRTLRVRAETTKNRLERVVPYSPSTGVLMSAYLAHRATVSRARGPLFLSESRRNHGQPLTLWTWSKVVRRIALEAGVPRFSTHTTRHLCLTDLARTGWELHAIATFAGHRNTDFHAPVHPPVRPGPGRQAGPRHGAHPCLANTDAHVCGRHNGGGVEVTAPPPAIAAEDGAGRWSWPISPPRDNAAVAVRSAEARAVADLGVRNLRRLQYHDPSAQGWRVIGRLLGPLEAVNAALDSPLTPHRRRAMLDVVAVLLTRCAETGRTFWGWSEEEWFHLLGRTQAEFRQHAPSWAGDEVRPYLAAHAYLLGGFNEFHRLGSFQRLTLAWRIFGRDRVNGEIARLRTVLGAWGYRLGRDEDTLLPMVVCQLFLLNRSPHLEDLDTALFDRVRRDGLLEGSRLNTLHAMQRAVAELGFCDPPRPGTGRHSARATGGAQIWEQWADRWHTTSTLTPRVRGSVRSNLLKVGRWIAAEQPDAADPADWTRQTCASWIAALDRMKVGDYVQRTIGLGDRLGKPLEAPSKAGQITALRTFFRDCQEWEWLPRRFDQLRALAIPRSITALLGPDPRVIADEIWAKLLWAGLNLELADLPQTRSGHFYPFELVRAVTLTWLFSGQRSDEIARLRVGCIRWQHDGAPIVGDSQQVLARDAVCLLDVPTHKTSSSFTKPVDPILGQAIDAWQSIRPDQPKFTDRRTSEVVDPLFAVRARRVSTSYINNTIIPMLCRKAGVPAADVRGNITSHRARSTIASQLYNAKEPMTLFELQAWLGHRSPQSTQYYAKITPNTLTKAYTEAGYFERNVRTVEVLLDRDAITSGAAATGEPWQYYDLGHGLCSYSFFEQCQHRMACARCDFYTPKESTKSQLVEAKANLQRMLVSIPLTEEERAAVDDGQSALDRLLQRLAEVATPAGPTPSELRAEPGRPLPLTVRSPPDPIDRKCC; translated from the coding sequence ATGTGGTCACGATCGACTCGGGGTCGGGGCTAGCGAATGCCACGATCCAACAGCGGCTGGTGCCGGTCCGCCTGTTCTACGACTTCCTCATGGAGGAAGGCATGCGGGAGTCGAACCCGGTCGGCCGGGGCCGCTTCACCCCAGGGCGCCAGAGGGGCGGGCAGCAGCGCGGGCTGGTGCCGCGGCTGACGAAGCTGCCGTGGATCCCCAGTGAACAGCAGTGGCTCGGGATCCTGCAGGTCGCGCGGGAGGAGCCGGTCCGCAACCGAGTGATGCTGGCCCTGGCCTACGATGCCGCGCTGCGACGAGAGGAACTGTGCTCACTTCGGACCGATGACCTCGATCCGGCCCACCGGACGCTGAGGGTGCGGGCGGAGACGACGAAGAACCGATTGGAGCGGGTGGTGCCGTACTCGCCGTCGACCGGCGTGCTGATGTCGGCCTACCTCGCCCACCGGGCCACGGTCAGCCGGGCCAGGGGGCCGCTGTTCCTTTCGGAGTCCCGGCGCAACCACGGGCAGCCGCTGACCCTGTGGACCTGGTCGAAGGTGGTCCGCCGGATCGCCCTGGAGGCCGGTGTCCCGCGGTTCTCGACCCACACCACCCGGCACCTGTGTCTGACCGATCTGGCCCGGACGGGCTGGGAGTTGCACGCGATCGCGACCTTCGCCGGCCACCGCAACACCGATTTCCACGCTCCAGTACATCCACCTGTCCGGCCGGGACCTGGCCGACAAGCTGGCCCGCGGCATGGAGCACATCCATGCCTGGCGAATACAGATGCTCACGTCTGCGGACGGCACAACGGCGGAGGTGTCGAGGTGACCGCACCACCACCGGCCATCGCCGCCGAGGACGGGGCCGGACGCTGGTCCTGGCCGATCTCCCCGCCCCGCGACAACGCCGCGGTGGCAGTGCGATCTGCTGAAGCCAGGGCCGTGGCCGACCTGGGCGTGCGTAATCTGCGGCGACTGCAGTACCACGACCCGTCCGCGCAGGGCTGGCGGGTGATCGGTCGGCTGCTGGGTCCGCTCGAGGCGGTCAACGCCGCACTGGACTCCCCACTCACCCCGCACCGTCGGCGGGCCATGCTCGACGTGGTCGCTGTGCTGCTGACGCGGTGCGCGGAGACCGGCAGGACCTTCTGGGGCTGGAGCGAGGAGGAATGGTTCCACCTGCTCGGCCGCACTCAGGCCGAGTTCCGCCAGCACGCGCCGAGCTGGGCAGGCGACGAGGTCCGCCCTTATCTCGCGGCGCACGCTTACCTGCTCGGTGGCTTCAACGAGTTCCACCGACTCGGTAGTTTCCAACGACTCACCCTGGCCTGGCGGATCTTCGGACGCGACCGCGTCAACGGCGAGATCGCACGACTTCGTACGGTCCTGGGCGCTTGGGGCTACCGGCTCGGCCGGGACGAGGACACGCTGCTGCCGATGGTGGTCTGCCAGCTGTTCCTGCTCAACCGCAGCCCGCATCTTGAGGATCTGGACACTGCGCTGTTCGACCGGGTTCGCCGCGACGGGCTGCTGGAGGGCAGTCGTCTGAACACCCTGCACGCGATGCAGCGGGCGGTCGCCGAGCTCGGATTCTGTGATCCTCCGCGTCCCGGCACCGGCCGCCACTCGGCTCGGGCGACCGGTGGCGCGCAGATCTGGGAACAGTGGGCCGACCGCTGGCACACCACCTCGACACTGACGCCGCGTGTCCGCGGCAGCGTCCGCTCGAACCTGCTCAAGGTCGGCCGGTGGATCGCCGCCGAACAGCCCGACGCCGCCGATCCGGCCGACTGGACGCGTCAGACCTGCGCTTCGTGGATCGCCGCGCTGGACCGGATGAAGGTCGGCGACTACGTCCAGCGCACGATCGGGCTGGGCGACCGTCTCGGCAAGCCACTGGAAGCGCCCAGCAAGGCTGGGCAGATCACCGCGCTGCGGACGTTCTTCCGGGACTGCCAGGAATGGGAGTGGCTGCCCCGTCGCTTCGATCAACTGCGCGCGCTGGCCATCCCCCGCAGCATCACGGCCCTCCTCGGGCCCGATCCCAGAGTGATCGCCGACGAGATCTGGGCGAAGCTGTTGTGGGCGGGCCTGAACCTGGAGCTCGCGGATCTGCCGCAGACCCGATCCGGGCATTTCTACCCCTTCGAACTGGTCCGCGCCGTCACGCTGACCTGGCTGTTCTCCGGCCAACGCAGTGACGAGATCGCCCGGTTGAGGGTGGGCTGCATCCGCTGGCAGCACGACGGGGCACCGATTGTCGGCGACTCGCAGCAGGTCCTGGCCCGCGACGCCGTCTGCCTGCTCGACGTCCCGACCCATAAAACCAGCTCCTCGTTCACCAAACCGGTCGATCCGATCCTGGGCCAGGCCATCGACGCTTGGCAGAGCATCCGCCCGGATCAGCCGAAGTTCACCGACCGCCGCACCAGCGAGGTGGTCGACCCGCTGTTCGCCGTCCGGGCCCGCCGCGTCTCCACCAGCTACATCAACAACACGATCATCCCGATGCTCTGCCGCAAGGCCGGAGTCCCGGCCGCCGACGTCCGCGGCAACATCACCAGCCACCGGGCCCGGTCCACCATCGCCAGCCAGCTCTACAACGCCAAGGAGCCGATGACGCTGTTCGAGCTGCAAGCATGGCTCGGACACCGCTCACCGCAATCCACCCAGTACTACGCGAAGATCACGCCCAACACCCTCACGAAGGCATACACCGAGGCCGGGTACTTCGAGCGCAACGTCCGCACGGTCGAGGTCCTGCTCGATCGCGACGCCATCACCTCCGGGGCCGCGGCCACCGGTGAACCCTGGCAGTACTACGATCTCGGTCACGGGTTGTGCTCCTACTCGTTCTTCGAACAGTGCCAGCACCGGATGGCCTGCGCTCGCTGCGACTTCTACACGCCCAAGGAATCGACGAAATCCCAACTCGTCGAAGCCAAGGCGAACTTGCAGCGCATGCTCGTGAGCATTCCGCTCACCGAAGAGGAACGCGCCGCCGTCGACGACGGCCAGAGCGCCCTCGACCGCCTTCTCCAGCGCCTCGCAGAGGTGGCCACCCCAGCCGGCCCGACCCCGAGCGAGCTCCGCGCCGAACCCGGCCGGCCCCTGCCACTGACCGTCCGATCACCACCTGACCCCATCGACCGAAAGTGCTGCTGA
- a CDS encoding protein-tyrosine phosphatase family protein — translation MRRDLFTIDFPGPGRLSTMARPRGNDWLEDEMAALKTCGVDVLVCALPGPELDELGLADEPRTAVTAGLQFVAIPIPDRTVPDLTTIRPTLHRLAEQLHEGAHVVAHCRAGIGRSSLLAAALLILNNVDPDTAWNQIERARGLAVPDTAEQREWTMELRK, via the coding sequence ATGCGACGCGACCTCTTCACCATCGACTTCCCCGGCCCGGGACGACTGAGCACCATGGCCAGACCCCGTGGCAATGACTGGCTCGAAGACGAGATGGCCGCACTGAAGACCTGCGGCGTCGACGTCCTGGTCTGCGCGCTCCCCGGCCCCGAACTCGACGAACTCGGCCTCGCAGACGAACCCCGGACAGCCGTCACGGCTGGGCTGCAGTTCGTCGCCATACCCATCCCCGACCGCACCGTCCCCGACCTCACCACGATCCGGCCTACCCTGCACAGACTCGCCGAACAGCTACACGAAGGCGCACACGTAGTCGCCCACTGCCGAGCCGGCATCGGACGCTCATCCCTCCTCGCGGCCGCACTCCTCATCCTCAACAATGTCGATCCCGACACTGCCTGGAACCAGATCGAACGAGCTCGCGGGCTCGCCGTCCCAGACACCGCCGAGCAGCGAGAGTGGACGATGGAACTGCGCAAATAG
- a CDS encoding transposase, translating into MLPDREASSLAAWLAERPGVEVVCRDRAPFFAEGAAAGAPQAVQVADRWHLWHNLSEAAERSVAQHRRCLQVLTPAAPQPEPEAVPAADPSASPWPRGHRFADRTRARHTAVHALLNAGHSRRSVQRQLGMSWRTVKQFADVATPEELFTGQWQNRPSVLDDYKPYLDDRWNEGCTNAWKLWEESSPSATRAATSAFAPTCTTSALHQVR; encoded by the coding sequence TTGCTCCCGGACCGGGAGGCATCCAGCCTGGCTGCATGGCTCGCCGAGCGGCCCGGCGTCGAGGTCGTCTGCCGGGACCGCGCGCCGTTCTTCGCTGAAGGCGCTGCGGCCGGAGCGCCGCAAGCGGTCCAGGTCGCGGACAGGTGGCATCTCTGGCACAACCTGAGCGAGGCCGCCGAGCGGAGCGTCGCTCAGCACCGCCGATGTCTGCAGGTTCTGACGCCCGCAGCACCTCAGCCCGAACCCGAGGCAGTCCCGGCCGCGGACCCGTCGGCTTCGCCTTGGCCACGAGGACACCGCTTCGCCGACCGGACACGGGCCCGGCACACTGCCGTCCACGCCCTGCTGAACGCAGGGCACAGTCGACGCTCGGTCCAGCGCCAGCTCGGGATGAGCTGGCGAACCGTCAAGCAGTTCGCCGACGTCGCGACGCCGGAGGAGCTGTTCACCGGTCAATGGCAGAACCGGCCTTCGGTCCTCGATGACTACAAGCCCTACCTGGACGACCGCTGGAACGAGGGCTGCACAAACGCGTGGAAGCTGTGGGAGGAATCGTCCCCCTCGGCTACAAGGGCAGCTACCAGCGCGTTCGCGCCTACCTGCACGACAAGCGCACTTCACCAGGTCCGGTGA